In one window of Bdellovibrio bacteriovorus W DNA:
- a CDS encoding transport system permease protein (COG0609 ABC-type Fe3+-siderophore transport system, permease component) — protein sequence MRGKATGLAFIILLGVLIFTVVLSSGLGAVEIAPLQVLSILASQFGLNIGVPFTEQQEAVFIALRLPRVLMGLFIGAGLAVSGAAMQGLFRNPLADPGLLGISSGASFFVGLAIIANISFAGIWTLPIAAFTGSVLAIILIYSLAQHDRKTNIATMLLAGIAINALCEAGTGLFTYLSTDEQLRTITFWQMGSLGGASWSSLGSAAPLISLSVLGMPFLASALNALLLGESNARHLGVSVEKVKWVIVALIGLGVGAGVAVAGRIGFVGLVIPHVIRLFVGSNHRAVLPLSAIAGALLLLWADLISRTIVSPAELPIGILTSMIGGPFFLYLLLQAKKKGRL from the coding sequence ATGCGTGGCAAGGCCACGGGCCTAGCATTTATAATTCTCTTAGGAGTTTTGATTTTCACAGTGGTTCTGTCCTCTGGGTTAGGAGCCGTAGAGATAGCTCCACTGCAAGTTCTTTCCATTCTTGCGAGTCAGTTTGGATTGAACATTGGAGTGCCATTCACTGAGCAGCAAGAGGCCGTGTTTATAGCGTTGCGTTTGCCTCGAGTGTTGATGGGACTCTTTATCGGAGCGGGGCTTGCTGTTTCTGGAGCCGCGATGCAGGGGTTGTTTAGAAACCCCTTGGCAGATCCAGGTCTATTAGGGATCTCTAGTGGAGCTTCTTTTTTTGTAGGACTCGCCATTATAGCTAATATTTCTTTTGCTGGAATTTGGACACTGCCTATTGCTGCGTTTACCGGAAGTGTGCTTGCGATCATTTTGATTTATTCATTAGCTCAGCACGATCGAAAGACAAATATAGCGACCATGCTTTTAGCAGGAATTGCAATCAACGCACTCTGTGAAGCGGGGACTGGATTATTTACTTACCTTTCAACTGATGAGCAACTTCGCACCATCACATTTTGGCAAATGGGATCTTTAGGAGGAGCCTCTTGGAGTTCTTTAGGAAGTGCGGCTCCTTTAATTTCGCTCTCAGTTTTGGGAATGCCTTTTCTTGCAAGTGCCCTGAATGCACTTTTACTTGGGGAAAGTAATGCACGTCATCTTGGTGTCTCTGTAGAAAAAGTGAAGTGGGTGATTGTCGCCCTGATCGGTTTAGGAGTAGGAGCCGGCGTTGCTGTGGCAGGAAGAATTGGATTTGTGGGCCTGGTAATTCCCCATGTGATTCGACTTTTTGTAGGTTCGAATCATCGCGCAGTTTTGCCTCTGTCTGCGATCGCTGGCGCCTTGTTGCTCTTGTGGGCTGATTTGATATCTCGAACCATTGTTTCTCCGGCAGAGTTACCCATTGGAATTTTAACATCTATGATTGGTGGACCGTTCTTTTTATATCTTTTACTTCAAGCAAAGAAGAAGGGCAGGTTATGA